One window of the Seriola aureovittata isolate HTS-2021-v1 ecotype China chromosome 22, ASM2101889v1, whole genome shotgun sequence genome contains the following:
- the LOC130163620 gene encoding 4-galactosyl-N-acetylglucosaminide 3-alpha-L-fucosyltransferase 9-like, with amino-acid sequence MSSSFHRPSLHKVAFSCLLAVCVLVLFFVYYKPEINFPTYLCAKETQAQVSNHSADQHINSLHNDNQRVQAASEDAELDTLLLIWMWPFGNKFDLNCSIFNIRCNLTVDKSLYHKANGVIFHHSSLKVESLPKEQRPWFQKWVWFNMESPTFSHPKPQINHLFNLTCNYRPDSNIPVPYGQLLPLSSGIEGFELPPKDKLVCWIVSHWKPNLRRVQFYNELKKHVQINTYGSAFGQRVSYEDYMKIVSSCKFYLSFENSIHKHYITEKLYRPLKLGSVPIVLGPPRQDYEDHTPADSFIHVDDFSTPKELAERILYLERNITEYMKYFNWKNRYEVQWFRFGQENACRTCSYLQKNRRYQALHDLNKWYWS; translated from the coding sequence ATGTCCTCAAGCTTCCACAGGCCCTCCCTGCACAAGGTTGCCTTCAGCTGCCTGCTGGCAGTGTGTGTCCTAGTCCTTTTCTTTGTATACTACAAGCCTGAAATCAATTTCCCCACATATCTGTGTGCAAAGGAAACACAGGCCCAGGTCTCGAACCATTCAGCAGACCAGCACATCAACTCACTTCATAATGACAACCAGAGGGTCCAGGCTGCATCAGAGGACGCTGAGCTCGACACTCTTCTGTTGATCTGGATGTGGCCATTTGGCAACAAGTTTGATCTCAACTGCAGTATATTCAATATCAGATGCAACTTGACAGTTGACAAGTCTCTCTACCATAAAGCCAACGGGGTCATCTTCCACCACAGTAGCTTAAAGGTTGAGTCTTTACCGAAAGAGCAACGTCCCTGGTTTCAGAAATGGGTGTGGTTTAATATGGAGTCACCTACATTCTCTCATCCAAAGCCTCAAATCAATCACTTATTCAACTTGACATGCAATTATCGCCCCGATTCAAATATTCCTGTGCCTTATGGGCAATTGTTGCCACTATCATCTGGCATTGAGGGTTTTGAACTGCCACCAAAGGACAAGTTGGTCTGTTGGATTGTGAGCCACTGGAAACCGAACTTGAGAAGAGTTCAGTTCtacaatgaactgaaaaaacatGTCCAGATAAACACTTACGGGAGCGCTTTTGGCCAACGTGTGAGTTATGAAGACTATATGAAGATAGTGTCTAGTTGTAAATTCTACCTCTCCTTTGAAAACTCTATTCACAAACACTATATTACAGAGAAGTTATATCGTCCTCTGAAGCTAGGAAGTGTACCAATAGTTTTGGGACCTCCAAGACAAGATTATGAGGACCACACCCCAGCGGattctttcattcatgtcgATGACTTTTCCACTCCAAAGGAGTTGGCAGAGAGGATACTTTACCTTGAACGAAATATTACTGAATACATGAAATACTTCAATTGGAAAAACAGGTATGAAGTTCAATGGTTTAGGTTTGGCCAAGAAAATGCCTGCAGGACTTGTAGTTACTTACAAAAGAACAGAAGATACCAAGCTTTACATGATCTTAACAAATGGTACTGGAGTTAA
- the LOC130163852 gene encoding basic salivary proline-rich protein 1-like yields MTIPPHLRGQHRATQVDGSEALWTGWAVQWGDPEVGQTDGAVLEAGGGDRVSPEVEPEDGVAPLEGEQEDSGEDGVSAEVEPEDGVAPLEGDQEPTWYQGQESAGPPSGHEEQGSAGPLEAAQSQGPPEAAQRQRPPEAAPRQESTTPRAMWAESGQESMAVAPWQKPRAEVTSRLEPGEAVTSHQEPGEVVTSHQEPSMPLDNTKQRPLTPQERREQLSTPPGNTEQWPPTPQEGQEPAGPPTGNGEQGLARPLTRNQSQESAGPPTGHEEQGRLCPAHLIQELGRNRPGPPTLRQLMRRPGWSTREVGQEPTKHQLEPPTLEQLMRQPG; encoded by the exons atgacaatacCCCCCCACTTAAGG GGGCAACACAGGGCAACTCAGGTAGACGGCTCGGAGGCCTTATGGACAGGCTGGGCAGTTCAGTGGGGCGACCCGGAGGTCGGGCAAACGGACGGAGCCGTTCTGGAGGCCGGCGGGGGAGACAGGGTatctccggaggtcgagccggaGGATGGCGTCGCCCCTCTGGAGGGCGAGCAGGAGGACAGTGGCGAAGACGGGGTCTCTGCGGAGGTCGAGCCAGAGGATGGCGTCGCCCCTCTGGAGGGTGACCAGGAGCCGACTTGGTACCAGGGgcaggagtcagctggaccgCCGTCAGGACACGAGGAACAGggatcggccggaccactggaggcggcacagagtcaggggccaccggagGCGGCACAGAGGCAGAGGCCACCGGAGGCGGCGCCCCGGCAGGAGTCAACGACACCAAGAGCCATGTGGGCTGAATCAGGGCAAGAATCAATGGCGGTGGCGCCCTGGCAGAAACCACGAGCGGAGGTGACGTCACGGCTGGAGCCAGGAGAAGCGGTGACATCACATCAGGAaccaggagaggtggtgacgTCACACCAGGAACCGTCGATGCCGCTGGACAACACGAAACAGCGGCCGTTGACACCACAGGAAAGACGGGAACAGTTATCGACGCCGCCGGGGAACACGGAGCAGTGGCCGCCGACACCACAGGAGGGACAGGAACCGGCCGGACCGCCGACAGGAAACGGGGAGCAGGGATTGGCCAGACCACTGACCAGGAACCAgagtcaggagtcagctggaccgCCGACAGGACACGAGGAGCAGGGGAGACTTTGTCCAGCCCACCTAATTCAGGAGCTAGGGAGGAATCGACCAGGACCCCCGACGCTGAGACAGCTGATGCGCCGGCCGGGATGGTCGACCCGGGAAGTGGGGCAGGAGCCGACGAAACACCAACTGGAACCCCCGACGCTGGAACAGCTGATGCGTCAGCCAGGGTAG
- the LOC130163851 gene encoding 4-galactosyl-N-acetylglucosaminide 3-alpha-L-fucosyltransferase 9-like, whose amino-acid sequence MSSSFYRPSLHKVAFSCLLAVCVLVLFFVYYKPEINFPTYLCAKETQAQVSNHSADQHINSLHNDNQRVQAASEDAELDTLLLIWMWPFGNKFDLNCNIFNIRCNLTVDKSLYHKANGVIFHHRSLKVASLPKEQRPWFQKWVWFNMESPTFSRPIPEINHLFNLTCNYRPDSNIPVPYGQLLPLSSGIEGFELPPKDKLVCWIVSHWNPNFRRVQFYNELKKHVQINTYGRAFGQRVSYGNYMKIVSSCKFYLSFENSIHKHYITEKLYRPLKLGSVPIVLGPPRQDYEDHTPADSFIHVDDFSTPKELAERILYLERNITEYMKYFNWKNRYEVQWFRFGQENACRTCSYLQKNRRYQALHDLNKWYWD is encoded by the coding sequence ATGTCCTCAAGCTTCTACAGGCCCTCCCTGCACAAGGTTGCCTTCAGCTGCCTGCTGGCAGTGTGTGTCCTAGTCCTTTTCTTTGTATACTACAAGCCTGAAATCAATTTCCCCACATATCTGTGTGCAAAGGAAACACAGGCCCAGGTCTCGAACCATTCAGCAGACCAGCACATCAACTCACTTCATAATGACAACCAGAGGGTCCAGGCTGCATCAGAGGACGCTGAGCTCGACACTCTTCTGTTGATCTGGATGTGGCCATTTGGCAACAAGTTTGATCTCAACTGCAATATATTCAATATCAGATGCAACTTGACAGTTGACAAGTCTCTCTACCATAAAGCCAACGGGGTCATCTTCCACCACAGGAGCTTAAAGGTTGCATCTTTACCGAAAGAGCAACGTCCCTGGTTTCAGAAATGGGTGTGGTTTAATATGGAGTCACCTACATTCTCTCGTCCAATCCCTGAAATCAATCACTTATTCAACTTGACATGCAATTATCGCCCCGATTCAAATATTCCTGTGCCTTATGGGCAATTGTTGCCACTATCATCTGGCATTGAGGGTTTTGAACTGCCACCAAAGGACAAGTTGGTCTGTTGGATTGTGAGCCACTGGAATCCGAACTTCAGAAGAGTTCAGTTCtacaatgaactgaaaaaacatGTCCAGATAAACACTTACGGGAGGGCTTTTGGCCAACGTGTGAGTTATGGAAACTATATGAAGATAGTGTCTAGTTGTAAATTCTACCTCTCCTTTGAAAACTCTATTCACAAACACTATATTACAGAGAAGTTATATCGTCCTCTGAAGCTAGGAAGTGTACCAATAGTTTTGGGACCTCCAAGACAAGATTATGAGGACCACACCCCAGCGGattctttcattcatgtcgATGACTTTTCCACTCCAAAGGAGTTGGCAGAGAGGATACTTTACCTTGAACGAAATATTACTGAATACATGAAATACTTCAATTGGAAAAACAGGTATGAAGTTCAATGGTTTAGGTTTGGCCAAGAAAATGCATGCAGGACTTGTAGTTACTTACAAAAGAACAGAAGATACCAAGCTTTACATGATCTTAACAAATGGTACTGGGATTAA